From Echinicola jeungdonensis, the proteins below share one genomic window:
- a CDS encoding IS1595 family transposase, with amino-acid sequence MNIINFINRFPDESSCIKFIREQRTKSGIICKRCSCNRHYWLENKKSFQCASCGFRTSIKSGTVMENSNLPIRTWLLAMTFITATKKSFSASELQRQLGMKRYEPVFRMYHKLRKVMGQRDDIYRLEDMVEYDEAFVGKATKAKSQNKLKRGRGSQKQSIVAVMAESTVLENPESGKLEKSCRYFKMKKIKNLEAKTAQGLVKEFIDQDSVLQTDKSTTFSDLGDCIEVHVREVSGTDKGHFNLKWVHIAISNLKKQLQTYHMISERMMQNYLDEFSYKLNRKYFGQKLFDRLIIASIYPYWHDCG; translated from the coding sequence ATGAATATAATCAACTTCATTAATCGGTTTCCTGACGAGTCTTCCTGTATTAAGTTCATTAGAGAACAAAGGACAAAATCGGGCATCATTTGCAAACGGTGCAGCTGTAACCGTCATTATTGGCTTGAAAACAAGAAGTCCTTTCAATGTGCTTCATGTGGGTTCAGGACCAGCATCAAGAGTGGTACTGTTATGGAAAACAGCAACCTTCCAATTAGGACCTGGCTGCTGGCCATGACCTTCATAACCGCCACTAAGAAGAGCTTCAGTGCCTCAGAGCTACAAAGGCAGCTTGGGATGAAGCGGTATGAACCTGTTTTCAGGATGTACCATAAACTCAGGAAGGTCATGGGACAACGCGATGATATCTATAGGCTTGAGGATATGGTAGAATATGATGAGGCCTTTGTAGGAAAAGCCACCAAAGCCAAATCCCAAAACAAGCTCAAAAGAGGCAGGGGCAGTCAAAAACAGTCCATTGTAGCGGTAATGGCCGAATCGACAGTTTTAGAAAACCCTGAATCCGGAAAGCTTGAAAAGAGCTGTAGATATTTTAAAATGAAGAAGATAAAGAACTTAGAGGCAAAAACAGCCCAAGGTCTGGTCAAAGAATTCATTGATCAGGACTCAGTGCTTCAAACAGATAAGAGTACCACCTTCTCAGATCTGGGTGACTGTATTGAGGTTCATGTCAGAGAGGTCTCTGGAACTGATAAAGGCCATTTTAACCTCAAATGGGTTCATATAGCCATAAGTAATTTAAAGAAACAGCTGCAGACATACCATATGATAAGTGAAAGGATGATGCAAAACTATCTTGATGAGTTTAGTTATAAGCTCAACAGAAAATATTTCGGTCAAAAACTTTTTGACCGGCTCATTATTGCTTCCATTTATCCTTACTGGCATGATTGCGGATAA
- a CDS encoding NAD(P)H-quinone oxidoreductase: MQFELYLSKPNFIVLRNRYYESHSYFSARKPEVLQIQEKPVPKPLPGEVLIKVKAAGINRPDVIQRKGYYPAPPGVPADIPGLEVSGTITAIGDGVNKWKLGDEVCALIAGGGYAEYVQAPAEQCLPIPGGVSLIDAAALPETFFTVWNNIFDIADFQNGETVLVHGGSSGIGVTAIQMIKALGGKVFVTAGTKEKCNFCEKLGAEKAINYQEEDYEEEILKATGNDGVDIILDMIGGSYAAKNIRILRPKGRLVMINSMKGKIGEVDLLQIMKKQLVLTGSTLRAKPVAYKAKIAQNLKNQVWPFFPEKIKPIIYKTFPLQEAAKAHELMESSRHIGKILLQVPEEV; the protein is encoded by the coding sequence ATGCAGTTTGAACTTTATCTTTCAAAACCTAACTTTATCGTTTTAAGAAACAGATATTATGAAAGCCATAGTTATTTCTCAGCCAGGAAACCCGAAGTTTTACAAATTCAGGAAAAGCCTGTCCCCAAACCCCTGCCAGGAGAAGTCTTGATTAAAGTCAAAGCTGCGGGCATAAACAGACCTGATGTCATTCAAAGGAAAGGGTATTACCCTGCTCCTCCCGGAGTTCCTGCCGATATTCCTGGTTTGGAAGTTTCCGGGACCATCACCGCCATAGGGGATGGAGTGAATAAATGGAAATTAGGAGATGAGGTCTGTGCACTGATTGCGGGAGGAGGCTATGCAGAATATGTCCAGGCACCTGCAGAGCAATGCCTTCCCATTCCTGGTGGGGTTTCCCTAATAGATGCTGCTGCATTGCCGGAAACCTTTTTTACTGTTTGGAATAATATATTTGATATAGCCGATTTCCAAAACGGGGAAACCGTTTTGGTCCATGGAGGAAGCAGCGGGATTGGGGTAACAGCCATTCAGATGATCAAAGCCCTTGGAGGAAAAGTTTTTGTTACTGCGGGAACAAAGGAGAAATGTAATTTTTGTGAAAAACTGGGAGCGGAAAAAGCTATCAATTACCAAGAGGAAGACTATGAAGAAGAAATTCTCAAGGCAACAGGCAATGATGGAGTGGATATTATCCTGGATATGATCGGTGGTTCATATGCAGCCAAAAATATCAGGATCCTACGCCCAAAAGGGCGGTTGGTCATGATCAATTCCATGAAAGGAAAAATAGGGGAAGTGGATTTACTTCAAATCATGAAAAAGCAGCTTGTACTGACTGGAAGCACCCTTAGGGCAAAGCCAGTGGCGTATAAAGCCAAAATAGCCCAAAACTTAAAAAACCAAGTTTGGCCATTTTTCCCGGAAAAAATCAAGCCCATCATTTATAAGACCTTTCCCCTACAAGAGGCCGCAAAGGCCCATGAACTGATGGAAAGCAGCAGGCATATTGGCAAAATCCTTTTGCAGGTTCCGGAGGAGGTTTAA